A window from Rhizosphaericola mali encodes these proteins:
- a CDS encoding NAD(P)-dependent oxidoreductase has protein sequence MSSIKIGWIGLGAMGNPMTNNLLKAGFELSVYNRTKSKTSDLVEKGAKAVDTPEELWEVADVIFMMVSNDQSCKDIVLEDANFLNAPSASGKFLINVSTISPETSLQLFEAAKEKGIKYIDAPVSGSAGAAATASLLFLIGAKESEVQTIIPGFDAMGKKNYFLEEVTKGNKAKIAINYLIAINYLGIAETVLFAQNLGVDNATMLDVINNSGAGNVTSKIKTEPIVTKNFTPIAFALENMLKDVKLAKNEGNNFPLSDGLLKAYTDANDAGFGKKDVMEILSFLDK, from the coding sequence ATGAGTAGCATTAAAATTGGTTGGATTGGTCTAGGTGCAATGGGAAATCCAATGACAAATAATCTATTAAAAGCAGGATTTGAATTAAGTGTGTATAATCGTACCAAATCCAAAACCTCAGATTTAGTTGAAAAAGGAGCCAAAGCAGTTGATACACCAGAAGAATTATGGGAAGTAGCGGATGTAATTTTTATGATGGTGAGTAATGATCAATCTTGCAAGGACATCGTTTTGGAAGACGCTAATTTTCTGAATGCACCATCGGCAAGTGGAAAATTTTTAATTAATGTAAGTACCATTTCACCAGAGACTAGTTTGCAATTATTTGAAGCAGCAAAAGAAAAAGGTATTAAATATATTGACGCTCCTGTTTCTGGTAGTGCTGGAGCAGCGGCAACCGCAAGCCTTTTATTTTTAATTGGTGCAAAGGAATCAGAAGTACAAACGATCATTCCTGGGTTTGATGCGATGGGTAAGAAAAATTACTTTTTAGAAGAAGTCACTAAAGGTAATAAAGCGAAAATTGCAATTAACTATCTAATTGCTATTAACTATTTGGGAATTGCAGAGACCGTATTATTTGCACAAAATTTGGGGGTTGATAACGCAACGATGTTAGATGTCATTAATAATAGTGGGGCAGGAAATGTGACGAGCAAAATTAAAACAGAACCGATCGTTACAAAAAACTTTACGCCTATCGCTTTTGCATTGGAAAATATGCTAAAGGATGTCAAACTTGCAAAAAATGAAGGCAATAATTTCCCATTGAGTGATGGATTATTGAAAGCATACACGGATGCAAATGATGCTGGTTTTGGCAAAAAAGATGTGATGGAAATTTTAAGTTTTTTGGATAAATAA
- the tpiA gene encoding triose-phosphate isomerase: MRKKIAAANWKMNLTIQEGKELVNSILNEIQSIPEGKELIFAVPFPYITEIETQLKGHQNTSVAAQNISNLKAGAYTGEVCGFMLQSIATKYVIIGHSERRMYFHETNEVTKSKVDLALEYKISPLFCCGEPLEIRESGSQNEFVYKQVEESLFHLDAENIQKVVIAYEPIWAIGTGLTASSEQAQEMHAAIRNLLSSKYGHNVAENISILYGGSVKANNAAELFAMKDVDGGLVGGASLDAHEFAAIVKAL; this comes from the coding sequence ATGCGAAAAAAAATTGCCGCCGCCAATTGGAAAATGAACCTTACGATTCAAGAAGGAAAAGAACTTGTGAATTCTATATTGAATGAAATTCAAAGTATTCCTGAAGGAAAGGAATTGATATTTGCTGTTCCATTTCCATATATAACCGAAATTGAAACCCAATTAAAAGGACATCAAAACACTTCCGTTGCAGCTCAAAATATTTCTAATCTAAAAGCTGGGGCATACACGGGAGAGGTTTGCGGATTTATGCTGCAATCTATTGCAACCAAATATGTTATTATCGGACATTCGGAAAGGAGAATGTATTTTCATGAGACAAATGAAGTAACTAAAAGCAAGGTGGACTTAGCATTAGAATACAAAATCTCTCCTCTTTTTTGTTGTGGAGAGCCATTAGAAATCAGAGAATCAGGAAGTCAAAATGAATTTGTATACAAGCAAGTGGAAGAATCCTTATTTCACTTGGATGCCGAAAATATTCAAAAAGTAGTCATAGCATACGAACCAATTTGGGCAATCGGAACGGGACTTACTGCCAGTTCGGAACAAGCGCAAGAGATGCATGCGGCAATTCGTAATTTGCTTTCTAGCAAATATGGTCATAACGTTGCTGAAAATATTTCTATTCTATATGGCGGCAGTGTGAAAGCAAATAACGCAGCAGAATTATTTGCGATGAAAGATGTTGACGGAGGATTAGTGGGCGGCGCTTCTTTGGATGCACATGAATTTGCTGCTATTGTAAAAGCTTTATAA
- a CDS encoding DUF6965 family protein, with product MNYSSKAEWSAELTRLKQFFSTTEIPAPGEHQIDEASKIKDLKIAIQTFMTRAEDNVGNPVFQGTLYGLQKIEKYIEKYNASK from the coding sequence ATGAATTATTCTTCCAAAGCGGAGTGGTCCGCAGAATTGACCAGATTAAAACAATTTTTTTCTACTACAGAAATTCCTGCTCCAGGTGAACATCAGATTGATGAAGCATCTAAGATTAAAGATTTAAAAATAGCGATTCAAACATTTATGACTAGAGCAGAAGATAATGTAGGTAATCCTGTTTTTCAAGGTACACTTTATGGTTTGCAAAAAATTGAAAAATATATTGAAAAATATAATGCTTCAAAATAA
- the uvrC gene encoding excinuclease ABC subunit UvrC, with translation MTQLEFQQIAKDIPLHPGIYKYFDAKGTIIYVGKAKSLRKRVSSYFNKTGQSYKTHELVQHIHHIEFTIVDTEQDAFLLENALIKQYLPKYNIMLKDDKTYPYLVIKKEPFPRVYLTRKKLKDGSEYIGPFTSVAKVREILDFIRLYIPLRTCKLPLTQNNIQKGKFKVCLEYHLGNCKGPCEGLQQEDDYADGIRQIREIVKGNLSPVLNHLKEEMNRYVANLEFEKAAQIKSKIEGLETYQAKSVIVSKHLGNLDVFSIVKEHEIAFVNYLIVENGTIIMTNTVELETKIEEEEEDVLIFAIAQLREKFNSPSKEIIVPYAIDYPEENLTISVPKAGDKKKLLELSQKNVNYFREELKKKKILQLEGKTDIEKEKVLEQVQKDLKLPQLPVHIECFDNSNFQGSYPVAAMVCFKNGIPSKKDYRHFNIKTVVGIDDFASMYECVYRRYKRLKDEGQSFPQLVIIDGGKGQLGYAVRAITDLGLLGKMTLVGLAKREEELFYPGDSESLKLSWDSESLKLIRHIRDQVHRFGVTFHRQKRSKGTFKNELEGISGIGKLTADQLLKRFRSVANIKTLTERELTSEIGQSKATIVWRHFHSDEL, from the coding sequence ATGACACAATTGGAATTTCAACAAATAGCGAAGGACATACCTTTACATCCGGGCATTTACAAATATTTTGATGCAAAAGGAACCATCATATACGTAGGCAAAGCAAAAAGTTTGCGTAAAAGAGTCAGTTCCTATTTCAATAAAACGGGTCAAAGTTACAAGACACATGAGCTTGTACAGCATATACATCATATAGAATTTACGATTGTAGATACGGAACAGGACGCATTTTTATTGGAAAATGCGCTTATTAAGCAGTATCTACCGAAGTACAATATCATGCTCAAGGATGACAAAACTTATCCTTACTTAGTCATCAAGAAAGAGCCGTTTCCACGTGTTTATCTGACAAGAAAAAAGTTGAAAGATGGTTCGGAATATATCGGACCATTTACCTCTGTGGCTAAAGTGCGCGAGATATTGGATTTCATTCGCTTGTATATTCCTCTGCGTACATGCAAACTTCCATTGACGCAAAATAATATTCAAAAAGGGAAATTTAAAGTTTGCCTAGAATATCATTTGGGTAATTGCAAAGGACCTTGTGAAGGACTACAACAAGAGGACGATTATGCGGATGGAATACGTCAAATACGAGAAATCGTCAAAGGAAATCTTTCGCCTGTTTTGAATCATTTGAAAGAGGAAATGAATCGCTATGTCGCAAATTTAGAATTTGAAAAAGCGGCACAGATAAAAAGCAAAATTGAAGGATTAGAAACTTATCAAGCAAAATCAGTTATAGTTAGTAAGCATTTGGGGAATTTGGATGTATTTTCTATAGTCAAAGAGCATGAAATTGCATTTGTCAACTATTTGATTGTTGAAAATGGGACGATTATCATGACTAATACGGTAGAACTAGAAACAAAAATCGAAGAGGAAGAAGAAGATGTTTTGATATTTGCGATAGCGCAATTGAGAGAAAAATTCAATAGTCCATCAAAGGAAATTATCGTCCCCTATGCAATTGATTATCCGGAAGAAAATCTGACTATCTCCGTACCAAAAGCGGGTGACAAAAAGAAACTATTAGAATTATCGCAAAAAAATGTGAACTATTTCCGCGAAGAATTAAAAAAGAAAAAAATACTTCAACTCGAAGGAAAAACAGATATAGAAAAAGAAAAAGTACTAGAACAAGTACAAAAAGACTTGAAACTACCACAGTTGCCCGTCCACATTGAATGTTTCGATAATTCCAATTTTCAAGGAAGTTACCCCGTAGCAGCGATGGTGTGCTTTAAAAATGGTATTCCAAGCAAAAAAGACTATCGACATTTTAATATAAAAACCGTAGTCGGCATTGATGACTTTGCGAGTATGTATGAGTGTGTATATAGGCGTTACAAGCGCCTAAAAGACGAGGGGCAATCTTTCCCACAATTGGTCATTATCGACGGCGGAAAAGGACAATTGGGCTATGCCGTAAGAGCAATAACAGATCTTGGATTATTGGGAAAAATGACTTTAGTCGGTCTTGCAAAAAGAGAGGAAGAACTTTTTTACCCCGGAGATTCAGAGTCATTGAAACTCTCCTGGGATAGCGAAAGCCTTAAACTCATAAGACATATAAGAGATCAGGTGCATCGATTTGGCGTAACATTTCACAGACAAAAAAGATCTAAAGGCACTTTTAAAAATGAATTGGAAGGAATTAGCGGTATAGGAAAATTAACCGCAGATCAACTATTAAAAAGATTTCGTTCCGTCGCGAATATTAAAACATTAACAGAACGTGAATTGACTAGTGAAATCGGTCAATCAAAAGCAACAATAGTGTGGCGACATTTCCATAGTGATGAACTATAA
- a CDS encoding RBBP9/YdeN family alpha/beta hydrolase, which yields MSKRLFITHGYMAYPGKHWFPWLKEQLSPLGVEVTILKMPNPDKPILEEWIATIQENVKQPDTETYFIGHSLGCIATLQYLNTLNIVTGGTILVAGFDQKIKELPELNNFVTPPLNYTKLQEQATPFIVFGSPQDYIVPFSMTQKLANSLEAELISIPNAGHFMQDDGFLVFPQILDVVKKVMHL from the coding sequence ATGAGCAAAAGATTATTTATTACACATGGGTATATGGCTTATCCCGGGAAACATTGGTTTCCTTGGTTAAAAGAGCAACTCTCTCCTCTTGGTGTAGAAGTTACTATTTTAAAAATGCCGAATCCTGATAAACCTATTTTAGAAGAATGGATCGCGACTATACAGGAAAATGTAAAACAACCCGACACTGAAACGTATTTTATCGGTCATAGTTTGGGTTGTATTGCAACTTTGCAATATTTGAATACATTAAATATTGTAACAGGAGGGACTATATTAGTTGCAGGATTTGACCAAAAAATCAAAGAATTGCCCGAATTAAATAACTTTGTGACACCCCCATTGAACTATACAAAACTACAAGAACAGGCTACACCATTTATAGTTTTTGGTTCTCCTCAAGATTATATAGTACCATTTTCCATGACACAAAAACTTGCAAATAGTTTGGAAGCTGAGTTAATTTCTATCCCAAATGCTGGACACTTCATGCAAGATGATGGCTTTCTAGTATTCCCACAGATATTGGATGTTGTAAAAAAGGTGATGCACTTATAA
- a CDS encoding RNA polymerase sigma factor, with translation MNFSNKPYRTDEEILFDFDKSKDNRLLGVLLQRYTLLLLGVCMKYLKNEEDAKDCVQLIFMKIIAYLPNNKVSNFKSWLYTVAKNQCFMYLRSKKSQVHAEEINDDILEEFQAFNFDADREYLLSLMETKISELPNGQKECIELFFLKKETYNEIVAHTEFTLLQVKSHIQNGKRNLKLMMEKSLNDSNR, from the coding sequence GTGAATTTTAGTAATAAACCATATAGAACGGATGAGGAAATTCTTTTCGATTTTGATAAATCGAAGGACAATCGTTTGTTGGGTGTATTACTCCAACGTTACACATTACTTTTGCTCGGTGTGTGTATGAAATATCTGAAAAATGAGGAGGATGCCAAGGATTGCGTGCAACTCATTTTTATGAAAATCATTGCTTATCTTCCCAATAATAAAGTGAGTAATTTTAAAAGCTGGTTGTATACTGTAGCTAAAAATCAATGCTTTATGTATCTTAGGTCTAAAAAATCGCAGGTACATGCCGAAGAAATCAACGATGATATTTTAGAAGAATTTCAAGCATTTAATTTTGATGCAGATAGAGAATATCTTCTATCCTTAATGGAAACTAAAATATCAGAATTACCTAATGGACAAAAAGAATGCATCGAATTATTTTTCTTAAAAAAAGAAACTTATAACGAAATTGTAGCACATACGGAGTTTACTTTGTTACAAGTCAAGAGTCATATACAAAATGGTAAAAGAAATTTAAAATTAATGATGGAAAAAAGCTTAAATGATTCCAACAGATAA
- a CDS encoding MFS transporter codes for MEKELSKSQVYLMAVAAGVSVANIYYNQPILKDIANYYHIEEAAVGSISMLTQIGYGLGLFFLIPLGDKMNRKKLIIILFSLLILSLLGMVFAPSILTVQILSVLIGILSVTPQIMIPMAAQINHRTRGKTVGTILSGLLIGILAARVLSGWIAEISAWKTVYGISAILCLVMLLLLVKTLPNIPNSFEGNYFSLLGSALKQFTRFGHLREAALMGAALFGVFCSFWTTLTFHLSGDPFNYSSEKIGLFGIVAIVGAMMAPIVGTITDKGKTRMALIICAILCLISAVLIKFFPTSLLFFIIAIILMDIGVQGAQVANSARIYGLDKNAGSRINTIYMTSYFLGGALGTAAGLFCWKNGGWDMVTNQMILWSLIGLLVVILGGYFLKNKKKGV; via the coding sequence ATGGAAAAGGAACTCTCAAAAAGTCAAGTATATCTAATGGCAGTTGCCGCTGGTGTATCTGTTGCAAATATTTATTACAATCAACCGATACTAAAAGACATTGCCAATTATTATCACATAGAGGAAGCCGCTGTGGGCAGCATTTCCATGCTTACTCAGATCGGTTACGGATTGGGATTGTTTTTTCTAATTCCCTTGGGCGACAAAATGAATAGAAAGAAATTAATTATCATTTTATTTTCTTTACTCATTTTAAGTCTATTGGGAATGGTCTTCGCTCCTAGTATTTTGACGGTGCAAATACTAAGTGTACTTATAGGAATACTTTCCGTAACTCCACAAATAATGATCCCAATGGCGGCGCAAATTAACCATCGAACCAGAGGCAAAACTGTTGGTACTATTTTAAGTGGATTACTTATTGGTATTCTTGCGGCAAGAGTTTTAAGTGGGTGGATTGCCGAGATATCTGCATGGAAAACCGTCTATGGGATTTCTGCCATACTATGTTTGGTTATGCTTTTGTTATTAGTCAAAACATTGCCCAACATACCCAATAGTTTTGAAGGAAATTATTTCTCCTTACTCGGTTCTGCATTAAAACAATTTACGAGATTTGGACACTTACGCGAGGCGGCTCTGATGGGAGCAGCATTATTTGGTGTATTTTGCTCCTTCTGGACGACACTAACATTTCATTTAAGTGGAGATCCATTTAATTATTCTTCGGAAAAAATTGGCTTATTTGGAATTGTTGCAATAGTTGGAGCGATGATGGCTCCTATAGTTGGCACTATTACCGATAAGGGGAAAACACGTATGGCATTAATCATTTGTGCGATTTTATGTTTAATAAGCGCTGTTTTAATCAAATTTTTCCCAACATCTTTACTATTTTTCATCATCGCAATTATCCTAATGGATATTGGCGTACAAGGCGCGCAAGTTGCGAATAGTGCACGCATTTACGGTTTGGATAAAAATGCGGGTAGTCGTATTAACACCATTTACATGACTTCCTATTTTTTAGGGGGAGCATTAGGTACTGCCGCAGGATTATTTTGTTGGAAAAATGGAGGTTGGGATATGGTAACCAATCAGATGATTTTATGGAGCCTCATTGGCTTATTAGTTGTCATATTGGGTGGATATTTTTTAAAAAATAAGAAAAAAGGAGTATAA
- a CDS encoding C40 family peptidase translates to MQYVAAIVATAPIRAENSHRSEMISQILFGEKALVMDKKGDFTKVKCIADHYEGWVQTTQLTEVTKHFVAKAPLGFVERNGAMVYLNETPMYISVGTPIYKVRQIGKFKVRYKKMRSLKLDYNSFNEDAIRELSLQFMNTSYLWGGRSSFGIDCSGFVQNVLKFFGKTLPRDASQQAKEGEVVGFLQATQCGDLAFFDNAEGNITHVGILLDPFTIIHSSGRVHIDSIDNEGIISKELVQRTHHLRIIKRF, encoded by the coding sequence ATGCAATATGTTGCCGCAATAGTTGCTACGGCTCCCATACGTGCCGAAAATTCGCATAGAAGCGAAATGATCAGCCAAATTTTATTTGGGGAAAAGGCATTGGTAATGGACAAAAAAGGGGATTTTACCAAAGTTAAATGTATAGCTGACCATTATGAAGGATGGGTACAAACAACTCAATTAACGGAAGTGACTAAACACTTTGTTGCAAAAGCTCCCCTCGGATTTGTAGAAAGAAATGGTGCGATGGTTTACCTTAATGAAACTCCGATGTATATTTCGGTAGGTACACCGATTTATAAAGTACGACAAATAGGAAAATTTAAAGTGCGTTACAAAAAAATGCGCTCTTTAAAATTGGACTATAACAGTTTTAATGAGGATGCGATTAGAGAATTGTCACTGCAATTTATGAACACTTCTTATTTGTGGGGAGGACGAAGTAGCTTTGGGATAGATTGCAGCGGATTTGTACAAAATGTTTTAAAGTTTTTTGGAAAAACGCTTCCGCGTGACGCATCTCAACAGGCAAAAGAAGGAGAAGTTGTTGGATTTTTGCAAGCAACGCAATGTGGAGATTTGGCATTTTTTGATAATGCAGAAGGAAATATTACGCACGTTGGTATTTTATTAGATCCATTTACTATTATCCATTCTTCCGGAAGAGTGCATATAGATTCAATTGATAACGAAGGAATTATAAGCAAAGAGTTGGTACAAAGAACCCATCATCTGAGAATTATCAAACGTTTTTAA
- a CDS encoding VOC family protein, which produces MEKSLFKSLKPVFFTKEIQETVDFYSKILGFKVNAFDPEIGWAALAKDNIEIMLSIPNVHFPFTDSKFTGTIYFEITHIDDFWEKVNTVAKICYPIETFDYGMREFAIFDNNGYILQFGEEVVSPDFS; this is translated from the coding sequence ATGGAAAAGTCATTATTCAAATCACTCAAACCCGTATTTTTCACAAAAGAAATACAGGAAACTGTTGATTTTTATTCTAAAATATTAGGATTCAAAGTAAATGCTTTTGATCCTGAAATCGGTTGGGCAGCACTTGCAAAAGACAATATAGAAATTATGCTGTCCATTCCGAATGTACATTTTCCTTTTACGGATTCTAAATTTACCGGAACAATCTATTTCGAGATTACGCATATCGATGATTTTTGGGAAAAGGTAAATACAGTTGCCAAAATTTGCTATCCTATTGAAACCTTTGATTATGGCATGAGAGAATTTGCCATTTTTGACAATAACGGCTATATACTTCAATTTGGTGAGGAAGTCGTAAGTCCTGATTTCTCTTAA
- a CDS encoding formylglycine-generating enzyme family protein: MKKLFTTLALFLLFGLVNAQEYPQMILVEGGTFTMGDSEMEGSADELPAHDVTLKTFSIAKTETTVLQWKTFCNATGRTFPSEMADEVDEAPMAYVSWYDAVAYTDWLADKTGKNYRLPTEAEWEYAARGGNKSKGYKYSGGRSLDNVGWFADNSGRQTHKVGYKQPNELGIYDMSGNLWEWCKDWSGEDYYGKSTKDNPKGPATGTYRVWRGGSWDDTAAGCRIANRNGGMPENRGYYCGFRVVLSQ; encoded by the coding sequence ATGAAAAAACTATTTACCACGCTCGCCCTATTCCTGTTGTTTGGACTAGTGAATGCGCAGGAATACCCACAGATGATCCTGGTAGAAGGTGGCACCTTTACGATGGGCGATTCCGAGATGGAGGGCAGTGCTGATGAGCTGCCCGCGCACGATGTTACCCTCAAGACCTTCTCCATTGCCAAGACTGAAACCACTGTGCTGCAGTGGAAAACCTTTTGCAATGCCACGGGGCGCACCTTTCCATCAGAGATGGCAGACGAGGTAGATGAGGCGCCTATGGCGTATGTCTCCTGGTACGATGCCGTTGCCTATACAGACTGGCTTGCCGACAAAACCGGCAAAAACTACCGCCTGCCTACCGAAGCCGAGTGGGAATATGCCGCACGCGGCGGCAACAAAAGCAAAGGCTACAAATACAGTGGTGGCCGCAGCCTGGACAACGTAGGCTGGTTTGCCGACAACAGCGGTAGGCAGACCCACAAAGTGGGATACAAACAGCCCAACGAGCTGGGCATCTACGACATGAGCGGCAACCTCTGGGAATGGTGCAAAGACTGGTCTGGCGAGGACTATTATGGCAAAAGCACGAAAGATAACCCCAAAGGTCCCGCTACTGGCACTTACCGTGTTTGGCGTGGCGGTAGCTGGGACGACACCGCAGCTGGCTGTCGTATAGCTAATCGCAACGGCGGCATGCCGGAGAACCGTGGCTACTACTGCGGCTTCCGGGTTGTACTTTCCCAGTAA
- a CDS encoding glycoside hydrolase family 3 N-terminal domain-containing protein — MSIIHATAQSNPPKWIDFNKNGKLDIYEDASKSISNRVENLLSQMTLNEKANQLATLYGYGAVLNDRLPTEGWKDSLWKYGIGNIDEQLTGLRKDTVYAYPYSSHAYALNIIQKWFIEETRLGIPVDFTSEGIRGLNHMKATYFPSQLAQANSFDRALIYDIGKITGKEGKVLGYTNIYSPILDVATDPRWGRVEESYGSEPYLISQLGKQQILGIQSNGIASTVKHFAAYSIPIGGRDGNVRANPQMTPRELWEIYLEPFRVAFLEARPMGVMASYNDYDGEPIIGSYYFLTEILRKAFQFSGYVVSDSEAFEYLFSKHHVAKDATEAAAMALHAGMNVRTNFDQPKEYLAAIKQAVKTGKLSEADLDKRVSEVLSVKFRLGLFDHPYIDEKAADTIVHNTAAKHIALTAAHESIVLLKNEQNILPLDIKKYKNIAIIGPNAKEIRSLLSRYGPVNSAVKTVYDGISDALPSAVNLNYTKGLDHIDEHFPQSDIQYFPLDAAEQDSINVAVNIAKKSDVIILVVGDNLETVGESKSRLSLDLPGHQNELVKEMIHCKKPIIFIHVGGRPTSYNLAADSVNAILETYYLGEYTGNAIADVIFGKYNPSGKLATPILKNVGQIPLTFPQKMSDDAGGNASEKGFLYPFGFGLSYSKFVYSNLYVTVPQNWKNDSVSVQFQVENISNVDGTEIMQIYIKDSLASLVPYTMRLREFARVNLKAGESKKIAFKLPYTAFSMYNKDLKMVVEPGQFVVMVGASSEDIRLKKVITL; from the coding sequence ATGAGCATTATTCATGCTACAGCTCAGAGTAATCCTCCCAAATGGATTGATTTTAATAAAAATGGGAAATTGGATATTTATGAAGATGCATCTAAATCTATTTCAAATAGAGTGGAAAATCTTCTAAGTCAAATGACTTTAAATGAAAAAGCAAATCAATTAGCCACCTTGTATGGTTATGGAGCTGTTTTAAATGATCGTCTTCCGACTGAAGGATGGAAAGATAGTTTATGGAAATATGGGATTGGAAATATAGACGAGCAATTAACAGGTCTAAGAAAAGATACTGTTTATGCATATCCGTATTCATCCCATGCATATGCATTAAACATTATTCAAAAATGGTTTATTGAGGAGACTAGATTGGGAATCCCTGTTGACTTTACCTCAGAAGGAATAAGGGGATTAAATCATATGAAAGCCACCTATTTCCCTTCACAATTAGCTCAAGCTAATAGTTTTGATCGTGCTTTAATATACGATATTGGAAAAATTACAGGAAAAGAAGGAAAAGTCTTGGGATATACGAATATATATTCCCCAATTTTAGATGTTGCCACGGATCCAAGATGGGGACGAGTAGAAGAATCTTATGGGTCAGAACCATATTTGATTAGTCAATTAGGAAAACAGCAAATATTGGGAATTCAATCTAATGGTATTGCGTCTACAGTGAAGCATTTTGCCGCTTATAGTATTCCAATTGGAGGCCGTGATGGGAATGTGAGAGCCAATCCGCAAATGACTCCAAGAGAATTATGGGAAATCTATTTGGAACCTTTTAGAGTTGCGTTTTTAGAAGCTAGACCGATGGGCGTTATGGCAAGTTATAATGATTATGATGGTGAGCCCATTATAGGAAGTTATTATTTTTTGACTGAAATATTAAGGAAGGCTTTTCAATTTTCTGGATATGTAGTAAGTGATAGCGAAGCATTTGAATATTTATTTTCCAAACATCATGTAGCCAAAGATGCGACAGAAGCTGCGGCAATGGCATTACATGCAGGAATGAATGTTCGCACAAATTTTGATCAGCCTAAGGAATATTTAGCCGCGATAAAACAAGCTGTCAAAACGGGTAAATTATCTGAGGCTGATTTGGATAAAAGAGTTAGTGAAGTGTTGTCTGTAAAATTTAGGTTAGGATTATTTGATCATCCTTATATAGATGAAAAAGCTGCAGATACTATTGTACATAATACAGCTGCTAAACACATTGCTTTGACTGCGGCACATGAGAGTATTGTTCTTTTAAAAAATGAGCAAAATATACTCCCATTAGATATTAAAAAATATAAGAATATTGCTATCATTGGCCCTAATGCTAAAGAAATAAGATCTTTGTTATCGCGATATGGTCCAGTGAATTCAGCGGTAAAAACTGTATATGATGGAATTAGTGATGCTTTGCCAAGTGCTGTAAATTTAAATTATACAAAAGGTTTAGATCATATTGACGAGCATTTTCCTCAAAGTGATATTCAATATTTTCCTTTGGATGCTGCAGAACAGGATAGTATTAATGTTGCCGTAAATATTGCTAAAAAATCAGATGTTATAATTTTAGTTGTTGGAGATAATTTAGAAACCGTAGGAGAAAGCAAGTCTCGATTGAGTCTTGATCTGCCAGGTCATCAGAACGAATTGGTTAAGGAAATGATTCACTGTAAAAAGCCAATAATATTTATACATGTTGGTGGTAGACCTACGAGTTATAATCTAGCAGCAGACTCAGTGAATGCAATTCTAGAAACTTATTATTTGGGTGAATATACTGGTAATGCTATTGCTGATGTAATTTTTGGAAAATATAACCCAAGCGGGAAGTTAGCAACGCCAATCCTTAAAAATGTAGGTCAAATTCCACTAACGTTTCCGCAAAAAATGTCAGATGATGCAGGCGGCAATGCTTCGGAAAAGGGTTTTTTGTACCCATTTGGATTTGGTCTTAGTTATTCGAAATTTGTTTATTCAAATTTATATGTAACAGTTCCGCAGAATTGGAAAAATGATAGTGTTTCTGTTCAGTTTCAAGTTGAGAATATTTCAAATGTAGATGGTACAGAAATTATGCAAATTTATATAAAAGATAGTTTGGCTAGTTTGGTGCCTTACACTATGAGATTACGTGAGTTTGCAAGGGTAAATTTAAAAGCAGGTGAATCAAAAAAGATTGCATTTAAACTTCCTTATACTGCGTTCTCCATGTATAATAAAGATTTAAAAATGGTGGTTGAGCCAGGACAATTTGTAGTTATGGTTGGAGCATCTTCTGAAGATATTCGATTAAAAAAGGTGATCACTTTATAA